The DNA sequence CGAGTACGGAGGTACATGGATCAGACCCGGCGCACACACCCCCTCGTGAGCAGAGctccgccgaggccgccgcccGTTATGTCATATGGGTACTCAGCGACTCCCCTACCCGCCTCGGTGTCATCACGAGGCGGCGGTGCCCTGAAGAGAGTAGCTGTCCTgccggcagcagcagcattgACGCAGCCCATTCTTTCTTGAAAACCGGTTGGGGGATGGGGGGGCCCTTGGCTGACCGGAAGACCGCAGGACCGGATATGATGAGAGCGGGCGGTGGGATGCTGCCCGCCGCGCGCACAACGAGATGGGATATGACAGAGAGAAACTGACTCCGAGCCGACTCTTGAATGCGCTCAATTTAGCAGCCTGCTCGGGTtctgggctgggctggcttcGGGGCGTGGCGAGAGTAATCCCTGAACGGAACGTCGTTACCTTATGGTTTCTCTCTCCCGCGACAAGTACatgttggagaaggaggtgtTCTATGTAGAGCTCATGTATCTTCCATGTGCGTGCGGTTTGCGAGGATCCTTACGCCACCCCCCTCCTTCTGGCCCTGCCGAACGCCAATCGCACCCTGTGGTGGGCGAAATACCCACCATGGCCGGTAGCAGCCACACCCCTGCATCCGGCCACAGCAAGTCTTATCTTTTGGTGGGCGAAAGAGTCAAGCTGTGCTTGGAGACGGCGGCGCTCAAATCCGTCAACATAAAACCCTCATCCGCCCCGGACTTTCAAACGTTGAATTTGGTCATCCTTCACATTCCCGTCTATTTGTGTGATACGTTTAGTATCAATTCACTTTCTTTCTTCCGGATCTCGCTTGGAATTCTaatctcttctccctcacctCACAAAAACAACCTTCACAATGGTGAGGCTTATCATGTGCCCCTCCTGTTATCGGCGCCCACTAACACCACATGTCACAGGCGACTTCAGCTCCCGTCACCTCGAGGACCGAGACCCTCGCAAAGTAtctcaagctcgaccagaAGGGCCAGATCATGGCCGAGTACGTCTGGGTTGATGCCGATGGCGAGACTCGATCAAAGTCCCGAGTAAGTCTTACTCATTCTCTCCTTTCCGGGCTCCTTTGTCCGGGCTGCCTTCTCCTGTTGCGATGGCGAATCGGCAAGTTTTGGCCACCCGGCCGGACCCAGCGTCATCACGTCGCAGGGTCTTCAtccgaggctgagcagcGCATTCGCCCTTTCCGGCGTCGCGCCTGCCTTCTGGCCAATGGGACCAAAAATAGCCACCCGCATACCCCACAAAGTGGGGTATTGCGGGTCCCGATCCGTCGGCCTGGATAAAGCCGGCATTGCCCGATTGAGAAGGAAGCAAGaaacgacgacgaagaaTAGTCATACTGATACAATTCTCGCAGACTCTCCCTGAGAAGGAGTACAAGCCCGAGGACCTCCCCGTCTGGAACTTCGATGGTTCTTCCACCCGCCAAGCCCCCGGTGACAACTCCGATGTCTACCTCCGACCTTGCGCCGTCTACCCCGATCCCTTCCGTGGCTCTCCCAACATCATTGTTCTCGCCGAGTGCTGGAACGCCGATGGCACTCCCAACAAGTACAACTACCGACATGACTGCGTGAAGGTCATGGACACCTACGCCGATGACGAGCCCTGGTTCGGTCTTGAGCAGGAGTACACTCTCCTCGGTCTTGACAACCGACCCTACGGCTGGCCTTCCGGTGGTTTCCCCGCTCCGTAAGTCGTCCGATATTCGTTTGCGTATACTTTTCTAACCTCATTACAGTCAGGGCGAGTACTACTGCGGTGTCGGTACTGGCAAGGTTGTCCAGCGTGATATCGTCGAGGCTCACTACAAGGCTTGCTTGTGTAAGTTTTACCCACCCTTAAGCCGTCTACACGTTTGAAATATCCTGCGAATGATAAGTTACGACATGTAAACGCACTTGTCATTCGTGGGAGCTCAATCGCGTCGTGATGGCGGTCACGTGACACCCCAAACTAACATCACCCAGACGCCGGTATCAAGATTTCTGGCACCAACGCTGAGGTTATGCCTGCCCAGTGGGAGTACCAAGTCGGCCCTTGCCTGGGCATTGAGAGTATGTCTGAAGTTTCCCCGTTTTGCCCCATTTCGTCGCTAACCACCAAAATTTCGCAGTGGGTGATATGCTCTGGGTTTCGCGATTCTTCCTCGCCCGTATCTCTGAGGAGTTCGGCGCAAAGGTTTCCCTGCACCCCAAGCCTATCCCTGGTGATTGGAACGGAGCTGGCCTGCATTCCAACTTCTCCACGAAGGCTATGCGTGCTGAGGGTGGTATGAAGGTGATCGAGGAggcgctcaagaagctcgagccCCACCACGCCGAGTGCATCGCCGAGTATGGCGAGGACAACGACCAGCGTCTCACTGGTCGTCACGAGACCGGCTCTATCGACTCGTTCTCCTGGGGTGTTGCCAACCGTGGAACAAGTATTCGCGTTCCTCGGGAAACCGCCGCCAAGGGCTACGGTTACTTCGAGGACCGACGACCTGCTTCCAACGCCGATCCTTACCGGGTCACCAAGGTTCTCCTTCAGTTCTCTATGGCTTAAGCGTTTCTgaaaagatttttataaCATGGTTAACGGCGTGAGGTTTGGGACACTATTCAATAGATAGCATGACAACTGGTCCAGCGAGATCCAGTAATTACAATGATCACTGATTCAAACATATATTCTGTCACTAAGGCCCATGAACTTCTGTCTATGCTGTGTCTCTATCCCCTGTCTCTCTATCATCCGTCGGTTGGTGCTCTTGAGAACGAACAGGCGGCAAGCCGTTACCGGTTGTGGCGCATACGCTTACCCGCTGAATGCAACAGTAAGAATATATTCCGATGTCCTTGCAGGTCCCAGACTCGCGTTCCCAACAGACCCAACTACTATGCATGCTCTTTTCGTTATTCAGCTCAACCTGCATGTCCCACTTGGTACGCACTCTCGTCGGGCGTCCAGCAGACCCACTGACAAGCAACAGAATTGGGCATCAAGAATACGGCAGATGAAATGAGCAATAGGGGCAAAAGCCAACTTTGAGTCTGAACTCTGAACGCGGGCCAATGCGACTCTGCCGGCGGCAATCTCGTCAACGCTGACAGGTTCAGAGAGCTGTTAACTACACCCTCTCTCCAGTGTTGCGTGCTGTTGGCGCGACAACCCTTGAATGAACGTGGTTGAAACTCTGTTCTGTCACTGATCTCTATGACACTGAGCTCTGCTTTCAGCCTTGGGAAAGTACTGTATCCACCGAAGCGTACACCATCTCTATGCCCTGCTAGTCTTAGTACCCAACTATAACTCTTCACTTGTTGGGCGACAATATCTCTTCCCGACATGATGAAGTtctcaaggaggctgagccGGCCGCACCTTCCGGCTTGACAGAAAAAGGTGGCCGCTACCCCCGCAAAATTCTATGATTGGaaataaggttatttatttcCGTGTCGACGGGAGCGGCTGCAGATGCGGGACCCACTAACCGCCATCCTTCTCTCATTGATCAACAGTCCACCAGGGAAAGCGCGATGGGTTACGGCAGAGTTGCTTAGTCTGAAGCTGTATTAATTCCGGCTGTTGGGATACTTCCTATAACAATTGATTCGGCCGTGAGGGAGTGCCATGCTGTAGTTAGGAAAGATGCTTGCTCTACCTAACAAGAGTGAAGAGGCAATCCTCTTTCTTGATTCTCGTCACGACCTCGGTCATCTAGGCCGTCTACGACACCTGTCTTCCGAGCCTGTCAATCTTTCATCGTAGCTATTTTCTCACAGATCGAGTTCCTTGTCCGGTCCAAATGGTCCAAGGGAACAGGACAAGTATCGCAGCGCATCATTTGCCCGTATGCATTCGTTTCTGTCCGCCTTGTTCCCCCGCAATTTTGTATGAGAGCAAGGGCATTAGCCTTGCAACCTCTATTTTTTGGCAGGGCTGATCGCGACAACACCAGAATCACAACTAAAAACCCAAGGTTTAAGGACGCAACTTCCTTTCCCATTGAATGCgtatttataatttatatacGTTCGTGAATCGGTAGCTCTAACTTTTCAACTATAAATACCCCCTCATTTCCTGCAGCGATTAttctcttttccctctcctcaCACATCACTCATCAAGATGCCGTCACTCGCCAGCTCGCTGGCCGGCCAGAGTTTGAGGACTGTACCCCCAAGGGTGACACGTCTAGGCGGAATTAACCTAAGCATACCCACGATACCTCTTCCGCTAGGAATACATATACCTTGCGTCCACCTTTCTCTTACTCCTCAACTTTGTATTGCCTTGTGTTAGATGCTTTTGTCTAATTATACTagaagaagcagaacagACAAGAGATGACCTGCTACTGCCTCAAGAAGTCCCAGGACGAGAAGTTAGCTGCCGCGTCCTTTGGGTCTCCTCATcataaatattaataaataattagaaAAGACTTCATCAGAATTTTGTTTCATCTTAGGCCAGACACAAGGTGACAAAACGTAGACGAGTGAGAGAAAGGTGGATGCAAGGTACGGATAGATTTGGTGGTGTGGGCGTCCTTGGacccctcgtcgtcgaggaatAGCTGTGCGAGCGAAGGCATCGTGATagggaggagaaagaaaagaagaagctctttAGGAATTGAGGGgttatttatattataaaaaagtGGGTCTACTGTTTGCGTGCAGTGCAAGCAGTCAGTAAACTCAACGCGCAATTAATTGACAGAATGGAAGAATGACAAAAATTGTGTCCCTAGTCCTTACGCTTTTGGTTGTGattttggtgttgttgtgaTCAGCCTCTCCGCGGACGATGTCGCAGTTCAAGCTGTATGGCTTTATCCTTTCTTGATAGAACCTGCGCGGATAGCCGTGTTATCCTGTGACTTGATATCCTTCGCTTCCCTGAGTGTTTCGCTGTTTAGCTTGCACTTCTTGGTGCCTTGATCATTGCATTTCCCTGGTCAGTTGGTGTTTTCGTCATAGG is a window from the Fusarium keratoplasticum isolate Fu6.1 chromosome 5, whole genome shotgun sequence genome containing:
- a CDS encoding Glutamine synthetase; its protein translation is MATSAPVTSRTETLAKYLKLDQKGQIMAEYVWVDADGETRSKSRTLPEKEYKPEDLPVWNFDGSSTRQAPGDNSDVYLRPCAVYPDPFRGSPNIIVLAECWNADGTPNKYNYRHDCVKVMDTYADDEPWFGLEQEYTLLGLDNRPYGWPSGGFPAPQGEYYCGVGTGKVVQRDIVEAHYKACLYAGIKISGTNAEVMPAQWEYQVGPCLGIEMGDMLWVSRFFLARISEEFGAKVSLHPKPIPGDWNGAGLHSNFSTKAMRAEGGMKVIEEALKKLEPHHAECIAEYGEDNDQRLTGRHETGSIDSFSWGVANRGTSIRVPRETAAKGYGYFEDRRPASNADPYRVTKVLLQFSMA